The following proteins come from a genomic window of Nocardioides albertanoniae:
- a CDS encoding RNA polymerase sigma factor, whose amino-acid sequence MSESQASSEPSATDEALVRAARLGDHEAFREIVDRHGPAMYRYALHLVGDSTDAAEATQEAFVSAWRSLSSFAGRSSLRTWLIRLVHRRAADLQRNRRATPIDDGLMSALTPAARDNPLQSVLDAELLEALQLALNELPWHQRATWLLREVEEMSYEEISIALAMPIGAVRGHLYRGRRTLAERMARWR is encoded by the coding sequence ATGTCGGAATCGCAGGCGTCATCTGAGCCGTCGGCGACCGATGAGGCGCTGGTGCGAGCGGCGCGGCTGGGCGACCACGAAGCATTCAGGGAGATCGTGGATCGCCACGGCCCCGCCATGTATCGCTACGCCCTCCACCTGGTCGGCGACTCCACCGATGCTGCCGAAGCGACGCAGGAGGCGTTCGTCTCGGCGTGGCGAAGCCTGTCGAGCTTCGCGGGCCGCTCGTCGCTGCGTACGTGGCTGATCCGTCTCGTGCACCGTCGCGCGGCCGACCTGCAGCGCAACCGACGCGCGACGCCCATCGACGACGGGCTGATGTCCGCGCTCACTCCGGCCGCGCGGGACAACCCGTTGCAGTCCGTTCTCGACGCCGAGCTCCTGGAAGCGTTGCAGCTAGCATTGAACGAGCTTCCGTGGCATCAAAGGGCGACCTGGCTGCTGCGGGAGGTCGAAGAGATGAGTTACGAGGAGATCTCCATCGCCCTGGCCATGCCGATCGGCGCCGTCCGCGGACACCTCTACCGCGGACGACGCACACTCGCGGAGAGGATGGCCCGATGGCGCTAG
- a CDS encoding Asp23/Gls24 family envelope stress response protein, which produces MAQTKSGSTSSTTEVQLDGGGSGALASDFGRTSIADTVVSKIAGIAAREISGVHDLGGGTARAAGALRERIPGSRTNLGQGVSVEVGERQAAADLDIVAEYGTSIPDLASAIRRNVKASVERMTGLEVTEVNITVHDVFLEDDARDSDSDPDAARRVE; this is translated from the coding sequence ATGGCGCAGACGAAGTCAGGAAGCACGAGCTCGACGACCGAGGTGCAGCTGGACGGAGGCGGCTCGGGTGCGCTGGCGAGCGACTTCGGCCGCACGTCCATCGCCGACACCGTGGTCTCCAAGATCGCGGGGATCGCGGCTCGCGAGATCAGCGGCGTGCACGACCTCGGTGGCGGCACGGCGCGGGCGGCGGGAGCTCTCCGTGAGCGGATCCCGGGCTCGCGGACCAACCTCGGTCAGGGCGTGAGCGTCGAGGTGGGGGAGCGGCAGGCAGCGGCCGACCTCGACATCGTCGCCGAGTACGGCACCTCGATCCCCGACCTCGCGTCCGCGATCCGTCGCAACGTGAAGGCCTCGGTGGAGCGGATGACCGGCCTCGAGGTCACCGAGGTCAACATCACCGTGCACGACGTCTTCCTCGAGGACGACGCCCGCGACTCCGACTCCGACCCGGACGCCGCCCGGCGGGTGGAGTGA
- a CDS encoding DUF2273 domain-containing protein: protein MTNSTLGLVAGLLLTIAIVTGGLLGLLLAIVLGGAGYLIGGHVDGERDLGSLLRGRRG from the coding sequence ATGACCAACTCGACACTAGGCCTGGTCGCCGGACTGTTGCTCACGATTGCGATCGTCACCGGCGGGCTCCTCGGCCTGCTCCTGGCCATCGTGCTCGGCGGCGCCGGCTACCTCATCGGTGGCCACGTGGACGGCGAGCGCGACCTCGGCAGCCTGCTGCGGGGACGCCGTGGTTGA
- a CDS encoding Asp23/Gls24 family envelope stress response protein: MVEAPVRPTQTTDNSADEGAEGRGTLDVRNKALQHIIERVVLQVPGTVTRHSALGRITGMALPKADITTEGRSAVVKVDVAMAWPGNISQVATAARDTVRQEAFRLSGIQIRSVDVTVHAVDPATAEDTRRVE, encoded by the coding sequence GTGGTTGAGGCACCCGTACGCCCGACGCAGACGACCGACAACAGTGCTGATGAGGGTGCCGAAGGCCGAGGGACCCTCGACGTCCGCAACAAGGCGCTCCAGCACATCATCGAACGCGTGGTGCTGCAGGTGCCGGGCACGGTGACCCGTCACAGTGCGCTGGGCCGCATCACCGGCATGGCGTTGCCGAAGGCCGACATCACGACGGAGGGCCGATCCGCGGTGGTGAAGGTCGACGTCGCGATGGCCTGGCCGGGCAACATCTCCCAGGTCGCGACGGCAGCCCGCGACACCGTACGTCAGGAGGCGTTCCGCCTCTCCGGCATCCAGATCCGCAGCGTGGACGTCACCGTGCATGCCGTGGACCCTGCGACCGCCGAGGACACCAGGAGGGTCGAATGA
- a CDS encoding DUF6286 domain-containing protein — protein MTTHAAEVEKVALPAAPRSRPRRAPLAVPTAIVLALVLIGLAVVAVRDLVVGQGWAAGTPVVSTSIDGLGGVRASVGLAVAGGVLAIVGVVLLWFALRPGRRTHLRVTGAPDLWLSPGAVAAIAQETADRLPGVVSAESSLRARRRVVVDIVATAPPAGSEDPQERAAVSERVRAVLDDEIGRLTGASIKVRATEVPR, from the coding sequence ATGACCACGCACGCCGCTGAGGTCGAGAAGGTCGCCCTGCCCGCAGCGCCGCGCAGCCGGCCACGCCGCGCACCTCTCGCGGTCCCGACGGCCATCGTGCTCGCGCTGGTGCTGATCGGGCTCGCCGTGGTCGCGGTCCGTGACCTCGTGGTCGGTCAGGGGTGGGCCGCCGGCACGCCGGTCGTCTCCACCTCGATCGACGGTCTCGGCGGCGTACGCGCCTCCGTCGGGTTAGCGGTCGCAGGCGGGGTCCTCGCGATCGTCGGGGTGGTGCTGCTCTGGTTCGCGCTCAGGCCCGGGCGACGTACGCATCTGCGCGTCACCGGCGCACCCGACCTCTGGCTCTCGCCGGGGGCCGTCGCCGCGATCGCCCAGGAGACCGCCGACCGGCTCCCCGGAGTGGTCTCGGCCGAGTCGTCGCTGCGGGCTCGGCGTCGCGTCGTCGTCGACATCGTCGCCACGGCACCGCCGGCCGGATCCGAGGATCCTCAGGAGCGTGCCGCCGTGAGCGAGCGCGTACGTGCCGTGCTCGATGACGAGATCGGACGGCTGACCGGAGCCAGCATCAAGGTGCGAGCCACGGAGGTGCCCCGATGA
- the egtD gene encoding L-histidine N(alpha)-methyltransferase — protein sequence MSLDTNGRTSTSVPSRLTSLLTDEDLRQSLKEDARTGLSASPKWLPPKYFYDQRGSELFEEITRLPEYYPTRTERTLLREHAGEIAELAGAEVLLELGSGSSEKTRLLLDALTHAGRLTTYVPVDVSSSALTQAMEALAEERPGLVLNGVVADFDQHLAQLPAPGRRLIALLGSTLGNYDRPGRERFLRSVADAMDPGESLLLGLDLVKDPGQLVAAYDDAAGVTAEFNLNALHVLNRSLRADFDPDGFRHLARWNTDEERIEMRLVAERSTRVELRELDLTIDFEDGEELLTELSCKFRRSSAADELTEAGFRDARWWTDPDEAYALVLAKR from the coding sequence GTGAGTCTCGACACCAACGGCCGGACCAGCACATCGGTCCCGAGCCGGCTCACCAGCCTGTTGACCGACGAGGATCTCCGGCAGAGCCTGAAGGAGGACGCACGAACCGGCTTGAGCGCGTCGCCCAAGTGGCTTCCACCCAAGTACTTCTACGACCAGCGCGGTTCGGAGCTGTTCGAGGAGATCACCCGACTGCCGGAGTACTACCCGACCCGCACCGAACGCACACTGCTGAGAGAGCATGCCGGCGAGATCGCCGAGCTCGCCGGCGCCGAGGTGCTCCTCGAGCTCGGGTCCGGGTCGTCGGAGAAGACCCGGCTGCTGCTCGACGCGCTGACCCACGCCGGCCGGCTGACGACGTACGTCCCGGTCGATGTCAGCTCGAGCGCACTCACCCAGGCGATGGAAGCGCTCGCCGAGGAGCGGCCGGGGCTCGTCCTCAACGGCGTGGTCGCCGACTTCGACCAGCATCTCGCCCAGCTGCCGGCTCCTGGACGTCGGCTGATCGCGCTGCTGGGCAGCACGCTGGGCAACTACGACCGTCCCGGACGCGAGCGGTTCCTGCGGTCGGTCGCGGACGCCATGGATCCCGGGGAGAGCCTGCTGCTCGGGCTGGACCTGGTCAAGGACCCCGGGCAGCTGGTCGCCGCCTACGACGATGCCGCCGGGGTGACCGCCGAGTTCAACCTGAACGCGCTGCACGTGCTCAACCGAAGCCTGCGCGCCGACTTCGATCCCGACGGGTTCCGGCACCTGGCACGCTGGAACACCGACGAGGAGCGGATCGAGATGCGACTCGTCGCCGAGAGGTCCACCCGCGTGGAGCTGCGCGAGCTCGACCTCACCATCGACTTCGAGGACGGCGAGGAGCTCCTCACCGAGCTGTCCTGCAAGTTCCGTCGGAGCAGCGCCGCCGATGAGCTCACCGAGGCCGGCTTCCGGGACGCGCGCTGGTGGACCGATCCGGACGAGGCGTACGCACTGGTGCTGGCCAAGCGCTGA
- the egtB gene encoding ergothioneine biosynthesis protein EgtB — protein MDTTTAIVRFDEVRAYTEQLAEPLSPEDQTVQSMPDVSPTKWHRAHVTWFFETFVLAEHEAGFTPFQDQYWFLFNSYYEQIGPRYARPMRGVISRPGAYEVGDYRRNVDDRVRDLIDGLDGGAFAKLAPTIELGFHHEQQHQELLLMDIKHVLSLNPLQPTYAGRPVAGDGTDRLGWVDFDGGLVEIGSEGGGFSFDNELPRHQQWLEPYRLADRLVTNGEWLEFIADGGYRRPELWLSDGWSRVNAEGWEAPFYWREADGVWFEHTLHGTTPLDHGLPVCHLSHYEADAYATWAGKRLPTEAEWEHAARTYEVSGNLADRDSFHPRAAGLATGGLRQLFGDCWEWTSSAYLPYPGFHPAAGAIGEYNGKFMSGQMVLRGGCALTPPGHTRASYRNFFPPSARWPITGLRLADDGRRA, from the coding sequence ATGGACACGACCACCGCGATCGTCCGCTTCGACGAAGTCCGTGCCTACACCGAACAACTCGCCGAACCCCTCTCGCCCGAGGACCAGACCGTCCAGTCGATGCCGGATGTCTCACCCACCAAGTGGCATCGGGCCCACGTGACCTGGTTCTTCGAGACCTTCGTGCTGGCCGAGCACGAGGCCGGCTTCACACCGTTCCAGGACCAGTACTGGTTCCTCTTCAACAGCTACTACGAGCAGATCGGGCCGCGGTACGCGCGCCCGATGCGTGGCGTGATCAGCCGTCCTGGTGCGTACGAGGTCGGTGACTACCGGCGCAACGTCGATGACCGGGTGCGGGATCTGATCGACGGGCTCGACGGCGGCGCCTTCGCCAAGCTCGCCCCGACGATCGAGCTCGGCTTCCACCACGAGCAGCAGCACCAGGAGCTGCTGCTGATGGACATCAAGCACGTGCTCTCGCTCAACCCGCTGCAACCGACGTACGCCGGGCGGCCGGTCGCGGGTGATGGCACCGACCGCCTGGGCTGGGTGGACTTCGACGGTGGCCTGGTCGAGATCGGGTCCGAGGGCGGTGGGTTCAGCTTCGACAACGAGCTGCCGCGGCACCAGCAGTGGCTGGAGCCGTACCGGCTGGCCGACCGGTTGGTCACCAACGGCGAGTGGCTGGAGTTCATCGCCGACGGCGGCTACCGCCGCCCCGAGCTGTGGCTCTCGGACGGGTGGTCGCGGGTCAACGCCGAGGGCTGGGAGGCGCCCTTCTACTGGCGCGAGGCCGACGGGGTGTGGTTCGAGCACACCCTGCACGGCACCACACCCCTCGACCACGGGCTGCCGGTCTGCCACCTGAGCCACTACGAAGCCGACGCCTACGCCACCTGGGCCGGCAAACGCCTCCCGACCGAGGCCGAGTGGGAGCACGCTGCCCGCACCTACGAGGTGAGCGGCAACCTCGCCGACCGGGACAGCTTCCACCCGCGCGCGGCGGGCCTGGCGACCGGTGGGCTGCGACAGCTCTTCGGCGACTGCTGGGAGTGGACGTCCTCGGCCTACCTCCCCTATCCCGGCTTCCACCCCGCTGCCGGCGCGATCGGTGAGTACAACGGAAAGTTCATGTCGGGCCAGATGGTGCTCCGCGGCGGCTGCGCACTCACCCCGCCGGGACACACGCGAGCCTCCTACCGCAACTTCTTCCCGCCGAGCGCGCGGTGGCCGATCACCGGTCTCCGGCTCGCCGACGACGGGCGTCGTGCGTGA
- a CDS encoding SDR family oxidoreductase, producing the protein MSEANRHVVVIGGTQGLGLEIARSVVGRGDRATVAGRHADVAEQAAKELGDLAAYAVCDLTDWSSLERFFESMGPIDHLVLAALDRDNNDIREFRPDDSQRTSVMKNVGYATAVHYALPKLTPEGSVLMFSGLSMWRPFPGSTTISMANAGVVGLANSLAVQIAPVRVNVITPGVVAGTQAVDNADQVRADAYEVARQRTPGKRLPHTQDIVDASLALLDNPGINGANLVVDAGMHLI; encoded by the coding sequence ATGTCCGAGGCAAATCGGCATGTCGTGGTGATCGGCGGCACCCAAGGACTGGGGCTGGAGATCGCGCGATCAGTCGTCGGGCGGGGAGACCGTGCCACCGTGGCCGGTCGTCACGCCGATGTCGCTGAACAGGCGGCGAAGGAGCTGGGTGACCTCGCTGCGTACGCGGTGTGCGATCTGACCGACTGGTCGTCGCTCGAGAGATTCTTCGAGTCGATGGGGCCGATCGATCATCTGGTGCTCGCTGCCCTCGACCGCGACAACAACGACATCAGGGAGTTCCGCCCCGACGACAGTCAGCGCACCTCGGTGATGAAGAACGTCGGCTATGCCACGGCGGTGCACTACGCCCTGCCGAAGCTCACGCCCGAGGGCTCAGTACTCATGTTCAGCGGCCTGTCCATGTGGCGGCCGTTCCCCGGGTCGACCACGATCTCGATGGCCAACGCCGGCGTGGTCGGCCTCGCCAACTCGCTGGCCGTCCAGATCGCGCCCGTCCGCGTCAACGTGATCACCCCGGGCGTCGTCGCCGGCACCCAGGCCGTCGACAACGCCGACCAGGTGCGGGCCGACGCGTACGAAGTCGCCCGCCAGCGCACGCCCGGCAAGCGACTTCCGCACACCCAAGACATCGTCGACGCGTCGCTCGCGCTGCTCGACAACCCCGGCATCAACGGTGCCAACCTCGTCGTCGACGCGGGCATGCACCTCATCTGA
- a CDS encoding FAD-dependent oxidoreductase: MRIEETDVLVVGAGPAGLTATALLAREGVAAVTVDKYADIAHTPRAHITNQRAMEVFRDLGIEDRVLERALVAEGMGTNVWATSVAGRELARMYAWGSGPDRRSDYDNASPCAMCNIGQHDLEPVLRDRALELGADLRFSQELVDITQDDVRVEATVLERETGETYLLRAKYVVAADGGRSLVAHKLEFDFEGETGLGAAVNVWLEADLEKYRKDRPGALFFTIQPGRDFWLGAGTFITVRPWNEWVLIIVYNPETEQLDLSEEALTLRARKVIGDPDVDIRIKNVSQWQLNHVVARSYRKGRVFIAGDAAHRHPPANGLGSNTSVQDAYNLAWKLAHVVRGQAGDGLLDSYDAERQPVGKQVVDRALQSVGAFGQIPSIFGVTEGQTDEEGWAELDGFFSDTESGRARRQRLTEVLAENEYHFNAHGVELGQRYASGAVVSDGPPPAYTRDPQLYYHPTTYPGAYLPHEWVVRDGQRVSTLDLAGEGRFTLITGTGGQHWTDAAAKVGAELGVDIQTVAIGRGQEVDDAYGAWSAASEIDDHGALLVRPDRYVAWRCSSHDGDPTATLRAVLTSVLDRT, from the coding sequence ATGCGTATCGAGGAGACCGACGTACTCGTCGTCGGAGCCGGCCCCGCCGGCCTGACTGCCACGGCACTGCTCGCTCGGGAGGGCGTCGCCGCGGTCACCGTGGACAAGTACGCCGACATCGCGCACACCCCGCGTGCGCACATCACCAACCAGCGGGCCATGGAGGTCTTCCGAGATCTCGGCATCGAGGACCGCGTGCTCGAGCGTGCGCTGGTCGCGGAAGGGATGGGCACCAACGTCTGGGCGACCAGCGTCGCCGGGCGCGAGCTCGCCCGCATGTACGCCTGGGGCAGCGGCCCCGACCGCAGGTCCGACTACGACAACGCCAGTCCGTGCGCGATGTGCAACATCGGCCAGCACGACCTCGAGCCGGTGCTTCGCGACCGCGCGCTCGAGCTGGGCGCGGACCTGCGGTTCTCCCAGGAGCTGGTCGACATCACCCAGGACGACGTCCGGGTCGAGGCGACGGTCCTCGAGCGGGAGACCGGTGAGACCTACCTGCTGCGGGCGAAGTACGTCGTCGCCGCTGACGGTGGCCGCAGCCTGGTGGCCCACAAGCTCGAGTTCGACTTCGAGGGCGAGACCGGCCTGGGAGCGGCGGTCAACGTCTGGCTCGAGGCCGACCTCGAGAAGTACCGCAAGGACCGCCCCGGGGCGCTGTTCTTCACGATCCAGCCCGGCCGGGACTTCTGGCTCGGCGCCGGCACCTTCATCACGGTCCGGCCGTGGAACGAGTGGGTGCTGATCATCGTCTACAACCCGGAGACCGAGCAGCTCGACCTCTCCGAGGAGGCCCTGACCCTGCGCGCCCGCAAGGTGATCGGCGACCCCGACGTCGACATCCGGATCAAGAACGTCTCGCAGTGGCAGCTCAACCACGTCGTCGCGCGAAGCTACCGCAAGGGCCGGGTCTTCATCGCCGGCGACGCCGCGCACCGGCACCCGCCCGCCAACGGGCTCGGCAGCAACACCTCGGTCCAGGACGCCTACAACCTCGCCTGGAAGCTGGCCCACGTGGTGCGCGGCCAGGCCGGTGACGGGCTCCTCGACAGCTACGACGCCGAGCGTCAGCCGGTCGGCAAGCAGGTGGTCGACCGGGCGCTGCAGAGCGTCGGCGCCTTCGGCCAGATCCCGTCGATCTTCGGCGTCACCGAGGGGCAGACCGACGAGGAGGGCTGGGCCGAGCTCGACGGTTTCTTCTCCGACACCGAGAGCGGTCGCGCCCGCCGGCAGCGGCTGACCGAGGTGCTGGCGGAGAACGAGTATCACTTCAACGCTCACGGCGTGGAGCTCGGGCAGCGGTACGCATCGGGGGCGGTGGTCAGCGACGGTCCGCCACCGGCGTACACCCGCGACCCGCAGCTCTACTACCACCCGACGACCTACCCCGGGGCCTACCTTCCGCACGAGTGGGTGGTGCGGGACGGGCAGCGGGTCTCCACGCTCGACCTGGCCGGCGAGGGCCGGTTCACCCTCATCACGGGGACCGGTGGCCAGCACTGGACCGACGCGGCCGCGAAGGTCGGCGCCGAGCTCGGTGTGGACATCCAGACCGTCGCCATCGGGCGCGGTCAGGAGGTCGACGACGCGTACGGCGCCTGGTCGGCGGCCTCCGAGATCGACGACCACGGCGCACTGCTGGTCCGCCCGGACCGCTATGTCGCCTGGCGCTGCAGCAGTCACGACGGGGATCCGACCGCCACGCTGCGTGCCGTGCTCACCTCGGTCCTCGACCGCACCTGA
- a CDS encoding DoxX family protein — MDLGLLLLRLVVGGLIFGHGAQKGFGLFGGMGPAGTAPIFESWGLRPGKPLVLIAATCELVGSTLLILGLGTPLGAAMAMGTLIVAASVNAGNGLWAVKGGYELPLLYAVTAGSFAFIGPGRYSIDHLIGLTDAYGVVSGAIAVAAAVVSAAAFVARARHTRTHAVAA, encoded by the coding sequence ATGGACCTCGGACTGCTGCTGCTCCGACTCGTCGTCGGCGGGCTGATCTTCGGCCACGGCGCCCAGAAGGGGTTCGGACTGTTCGGCGGGATGGGACCTGCCGGCACCGCGCCGATCTTCGAGAGCTGGGGCCTGCGCCCCGGAAAGCCGCTCGTGCTGATCGCGGCGACGTGCGAGCTCGTCGGCAGCACGCTGCTGATCCTCGGGCTCGGCACGCCGCTGGGGGCGGCGATGGCCATGGGCACCTTGATCGTCGCCGCCTCGGTCAACGCCGGCAACGGCCTGTGGGCCGTCAAGGGTGGCTACGAGCTGCCCCTGCTCTACGCCGTCACGGCCGGCAGCTTCGCCTTCATCGGCCCAGGCCGCTACTCGATCGACCACCTGATCGGGCTGACCGACGCGTACGGCGTCGTCTCGGGTGCCATCGCCGTGGCCGCTGCCGTCGTGTCGGCCGCCGCCTTCGTCGCTCGGGCCCGCCACACACGTACCCACGCAGTCGCCGCGTGA